Genomic segment of Tistrella bauzanensis:
CTGGAGACACCGCGGAGCCTGGACCAGATCGTGACGTCACTCGCGGAGGTGTATGATGCGCCGGAAGAGAAGATTCGCGCCGAGGCGGACGCCTTTCTCACCCGACTGAAGCGTGAAGGGCTGTTGGAGATCGTGGTGACCGACGCACCGTGACACCGG
This window contains:
- a CDS encoding PqqD family peptide modification chaperone, giving the protein MTVSTRTPTQTYRRQQRILSASVDDETVMMSVARGQYYNLNAVGGHIWRLLETPRSLDQIVTSLAEVYDAPEEKIRAEADAFLTRLKREGLLEIVVTDAP